In the genome of Dermatobacter hominis, the window GGACAGGTGGTGGTTGAACGAGCGGATGCTGTCCCCGCTGCGGGCCTTCGAGATCCGCTTGAGAGCTTCCGGCAGCAGGACGATCGCCCAGACGACGGCGAGACCGAGCAGGACCAGGGTGGAGACGCTCATGGAGGGGGATCGAGCCTTTCGACGCTGACGGTGCGACTGACGGTGCGACTGGCGGGTACGGCTCCACGTTCGCGGCGCGTGGCCGCTGACGACGAGGAGAACTCGAGGTGAAATCTAACGGTCGCGCGACTTCTGTTACAAGTCCTTGACGAACTTCAACGATGTCGTTCGCGGATCCCGCGCCACCACAGGGATCGCGGCCCGCGGCGTCGACATGCGACCGTCGGGGCGACCCGCTCAGATGCCCTCGAGGTCGGCCAGCAGGTCGTCGTCGCGCCGGTAGACGCCGGAACGACCGCCGGTCTTCTCCCACAGGGCGACGTCCGAGATGACCATGGACCGGTCGACCGACTTGCACATGTCGTAGATCGTCAGGCACGCGACGTTGACCGCCGTGAGCGCCTCCATCTCGACGCCGGTGCGGTCCACCGTCTCGACGCTGGCCTCCACCTCGATGAACGTGTCCTCGATGCGGAAGTTCACGAGCACCGCGCCCACCAGGACGGGATGGCACAGCGGGATGAGGTCCGAAGCCCGCTTGGCGGCCTGGATCCCCGCCACCCGGGCCACCGACAGCACGTCGCCCTTGTTGATGGCGCCGCGGGCGACCAACGACGTCGTCTCCGTGCTCATGTTGACCCGGCCCCTGGCGATCGCCCGACGGTGCGTGGGCTCCTTGGGCGTGACGTCGACCATGCGGGCACGGCCGAGGGGATCGAGATGGGTCAGGCCCCGTTCGGACATGGCGCGAGTGTAGAGCCTCACTCCCACCCGACTCTCCCTCTCCGCTCCCGGCCGCTGAGGCCCGGCTCCCCGCTCCCGGCCGCTGAGGCCCGGCTCCCCGCTCCCGGCCGCTGAGGCCCGGCTCCCCGCTCCCGGCCGCTGAGGCCTGGCCTGCCGCTCCCGGCCGCTGAGGCCCGGCTCCCCGCTCCCGGCCGCTGAGGCCCGGCCTGCCGCTCCCGGCTCGCCGCTCGCGGCGGGGACCGCTCGCTCAGACCTGGGCGAGCACCTCGCCGTGGAGGACGGCGAACCAGCCGTCGGGCGCGGCGGCCCAGCCCTGCCACGACGCGACCATCGCGTCGAGCTCGGCCTCGTCCGCGCCGTCGGCGAGCAGGCGGCCACGCAGCGGCTCGGTCCGGATGCGGTCGCTCCAGACGCCGGCCCACCACTCCCGGTCGTCACCGCTGAAGCACCACACCGAGGCCGAGGCGGTGACCGCCGCGAGCCCCGCCTCCTGGCACCAGCCGAGCAGGCGGCGGCCCGCGTCGGGCTCGGCCCCCAGCGACCGGGCGACCGAGCGGTAGCGGTCGAGCCACCGCGAGACGCCCGGCGCCTCGGGCGCCCAGGTGAAGGCGCCGTAGTCGGAGTCGCGGGCCGCCACCAGTCCCCCAGGTCGCGCCACCCGCGCCATCTCGCGCAGCGCGGCCACCGGGTCGGTCAGGTGCTGGAGGACCTGATGGGCGTGCACGACGTCGAACTCGCCGTCGTCGAACGGGAGCTCGTAGACGTCGGCGACCCGGAACGACGGGCGATCGACCTCCGGCCGGTCCGCCACGGAGCGCTCCGCCTCGGCCACCACGTCCGCCGACGAGTCGACGCCCACGGCGGACGCGACCCGCCCTGCAAGGTCGGCGGTGATCGTCCCGGGACCGCAGCCGACGTCGAGCAGCCGTTCGCCGCCGGCGAGGTGCGGGAGGAGGTAGCCGGCTGAGTTCTCGGCCGTGCGCCAGCGGTGCGAGCGCAGGACGGGTTCGGGATGACCGTGGAGGTAGTCGTCGGGCACGTCGAACACGTTGGCGCCGCCGGCCCCGCCCCGCCAGCG includes:
- the moaC gene encoding cyclic pyranopterin monophosphate synthase MoaC — translated: MSERGLTHLDPLGRARMVDVTPKEPTHRRAIARGRVNMSTETTSLVARGAINKGDVLSVARVAGIQAAKRASDLIPLCHPVLVGAVLVNFRIEDTFIEVEASVETVDRTGVEMEALTAVNVACLTIYDMCKSVDRSMVISDVALWEKTGGRSGVYRRDDDLLADLEGI
- a CDS encoding methyltransferase domain-containing protein, which translates into the protein MPDDYLHGHPEPVLRSHRWRTAENSAGYLLPHLAGGERLLDVGCGPGTITADLAGRVASAVGVDSSADVVAEAERSVADRPEVDRPSFRVADVYELPFDDGEFDVVHAHQVLQHLTDPVAALREMARVARPGGLVAARDSDYGAFTWAPEAPGVSRWLDRYRSVARSLGAEPDAGRRLLGWCQEAGLAAVTASASVWCFSGDDREWWAGVWSDRIRTEPLRGRLLADGADEAELDAMVASWQGWAAAPDGWFAVLHGEVLAQV